The Clostridiisalibacter paucivorans DSM 22131 genome has a segment encoding these proteins:
- the grpE gene encoding nucleotide exchange factor GrpE — protein MIKEEKDPSETIEEGGDSKEKSETKKHIDSENCDQQADEIKDDVDDQECSQKSNDIDYRKEYEKLLKEKEDLNNSYTRLQADFTNYKKRSEKEKQSIYKYACEELVTELLAVIDNFDRALNVDDKFKEDSFYQGVRMLYEQLMEILKKIGLEEIEAKDETFDPNFHYAVMQDEAENKESNTVTEVLQKGYKLKDKVIRPSMVKVSK, from the coding sequence TTGATTAAAGAGGAAAAGGACCCCAGTGAGACTATAGAAGAAGGGGGAGATAGTAAAGAGAAAAGTGAAACTAAAAAACATATTGATAGTGAAAATTGTGATCAACAAGCTGATGAGATTAAAGATGATGTTGATGATCAAGAATGTAGTCAAAAATCAAATGATATTGACTACAGGAAAGAGTATGAAAAATTATTAAAGGAGAAAGAAGATTTAAACAATAGCTATACCAGATTGCAGGCCGATTTCACTAATTATAAAAAGAGGTCAGAAAAGGAAAAGCAATCTATATATAAATATGCTTGTGAAGAGTTAGTAACAGAACTGTTAGCTGTGATAGATAACTTTGATAGGGCATTAAATGTAGATGATAAGTTTAAAGAAGATAGCTTTTATCAAGGTGTGAGAATGTTATATGAACAGCTAATGGAAATACTTAAAAAAATAGGATTAGAAGAGATAGAGGCTAAGGATGAAACCTTTGATCCTAATTTTCATTATGCAGTAATGCAAGATGAAGCTGAAAATAAAGAGTCCAATACAGTAACTGAAGTTTTACAAAAAGGATATAAACTAAAGGATAAGGTCATAAGACCTAGTATGGTAAAGGTATCAAAATAA
- the hrcA gene encoding heat-inducible transcriptional repressor HrcA codes for MIIDDRKLKILQAIIHNYITNAEPVGSRTISKKYDLGVSSATIRNEMSDLEDLGFLVQPHTSAGRIPSDKAYRLYVDSLMKVKTGQLKYKDRIKDILLEEVGEIEQVIQNSSKILSQITKYTSLAIAPRIKQSRLKHIQLVPIDDNKILVVIITDSGVVKNTMFRVDEYISTDHLTIITNLLNAKLEGHIIGQIGKELEESLVKEIYNYKNTLRNVIPLFNQCINELEEIELFSEGLTNIFDFPEYKDVSKAKAFISFMENKQFVVDMLMRGYSGDIDVTIGSENSHKELENCSIITATYNLDGKTIGKIGVIGPTRMDYSMVIPVVKVVALNLNDILTKYFI; via the coding sequence ATGATTATTGATGATAGAAAGCTAAAGATACTACAGGCCATCATCCATAATTATATAACTAATGCAGAACCGGTCGGTTCTAGAACAATATCGAAAAAATATGATTTAGGTGTGAGTTCAGCTACTATAAGAAATGAGATGTCAGATTTAGAAGACTTGGGATTTCTTGTTCAGCCCCATACATCTGCAGGGAGAATACCTTCAGACAAGGCTTATAGACTTTATGTTGATAGTCTTATGAAGGTTAAGACTGGTCAGCTAAAGTATAAAGACAGAATAAAAGATATTCTTTTAGAAGAAGTAGGGGAAATAGAACAGGTCATTCAGAATAGTTCTAAAATATTATCTCAAATTACTAAATATACATCTTTGGCTATAGCACCTAGGATAAAGCAAAGTAGACTAAAACATATACAGTTAGTACCCATAGATGATAATAAAATATTGGTAGTTATAATAACAGATTCAGGTGTAGTTAAAAACACCATGTTTAGAGTAGATGAGTATATTTCTACAGATCATTTGACTATAATAACTAATTTATTAAATGCAAAGCTTGAAGGACATATAATAGGGCAAATAGGCAAGGAACTAGAGGAAAGTCTTGTAAAGGAAATATATAATTATAAAAATACATTGAGAAATGTTATACCTCTATTTAACCAATGTATAAATGAATTGGAAGAAATAGAATTGTTTTCTGAAGGATTGACTAATATATTTGATTTTCCAGAGTATAAAGATGTATCTAAAGCTAAAGCCTTTATATCATTCATGGAAAATAAGCAATTTGTAGTAGATATGCTCATGAGAGGATATAGTGGAGATATAGATGTAACTATAGGTAGTGAAAACAGTCATAAAGAACTTGAAAATTGTAGTATAATTACTGCCACATATAATCTTGATGGAAAGACTATAGGGAAAATAGGAGTTATAGGCCCTACCAGGATGGATTATTCCATGGTAATACCTGTAGTAAAAGTTGTGGCGTTGAATTTAAATGACATTTTGACAAAGTATTTTATTTGA
- the hemW gene encoding radical SAM family heme chaperone HemW — translation MEKMGLYIHIPFCISKCFYCDFNSWDDNWEIVDKYIAYIKKEINMYADKLKDYIIDTIFFGGGTPSAIDGKYIYNILEHVYQNFNVGRELEVTLEGNPKTFDQEKLSIYKSSGINRISLGVQSLNDGILKSIGRIHDSKDVLNTYNAIRKKGFKNVNFDIMFNLPDQKIYDVLETLKKSIEIGVEHISFYSLKIEEGTPFHNMYLKHQIKLPDEDDERRMYHQGIELLKKNGIKQYEISNFAKDGYLCRHNLMYWEIKPYLGIGVGAYSNLFNKRWGNKEKIMDYFNDIDNNMCPISETEYIDYQMEISEYIILGLRLNKGINYDSFFRRFNVDIESLFGNKIEKLKKQGLIVQEGPVLKLTSIGLDFSNIVFGDFLF, via the coding sequence ATGGAAAAGATGGGGTTATATATACATATCCCTTTTTGCATAAGTAAATGTTTTTATTGTGATTTTAATTCTTGGGACGATAATTGGGAAATAGTTGATAAGTATATTGCATATATAAAAAAAGAAATAAATATGTACGCAGATAAGTTAAAGGATTATATAATAGACACAATTTTTTTCGGAGGTGGTACTCCATCAGCTATTGATGGAAAATATATATATAATATACTGGAACATGTATATCAAAACTTTAATGTAGGAAGGGAATTGGAAGTAACTTTGGAAGGAAATCCGAAGACATTTGATCAAGAGAAACTTTCTATATATAAATCTTCAGGAATAAACCGTATAAGTTTAGGTGTACAGTCCCTGAATGATGGTATATTAAAGAGTATAGGAAGAATACATGATAGTAAGGATGTTTTAAATACTTATAATGCAATAAGAAAAAAAGGATTTAAGAATGTGAATTTTGATATAATGTTTAACTTGCCAGATCAAAAGATATATGATGTATTGGAAACATTGAAAAAATCTATAGAAATAGGGGTTGAGCACATATCTTTTTATAGTTTAAAAATTGAAGAAGGTACACCTTTTCATAATATGTATTTAAAACATCAAATAAAATTACCTGATGAAGATGATGAAAGAAGGATGTACCATCAGGGAATAGAATTATTAAAGAAGAATGGAATCAAACAATATGAAATATCTAACTTTGCCAAAGATGGATATTTGTGTAGGCACAATCTCATGTATTGGGAGATAAAGCCCTATTTAGGAATAGGTGTTGGAGCCTATTCTAATTTATTTAATAAAAGATGGGGTAATAAAGAAAAAATAATGGATTATTTTAATGATATAGATAATAATATGTGTCCAATAAGTGAAACTGAATATATAGATTACCAGATGGAAATTTCAGAATATATAATATTGGGTCTTAGATTGAATAAAGGGATAAATTATGACTCCTTTTTTCGGAGATTTAATGTAGATATTGAAAGCTTGTTTGGAAATAAAATAGAAAAGTTGAAGAAGCAAGGCCTTATTGTACAAGAAGGCCCTGTTTTAAAATTAACATCAATTGGATTAGATTTTTCAAATATTGTGTTTGGGGATTTTTTATTTTAG
- the lepA gene encoding translation elongation factor 4, producing the protein MKFDKRQSRVRNFSIIAHIDHGKSTLADRLIQKTGLLTEREMQEQILDNMDLERERGITIKLQTTRLVYKANNGNEYIFNLIDTPGHVDFNYEVSRSLAACEGALLIVDAAQGIEAQTLANVYLALEQDLEIVPIINKIDLPSARPDEVKKEIEEVIGLDCEGIPMVSAKDGINIEDVLESIVENIPAPEGDKEAPLKALIFDSYYDSYKGVIADIRVMEGTIKPGMEIKMMASGKKFEVVEVGIFAPMQLPVDELSAGDVGYVAASIKNVRDARVGDTVTEADRPTEKPLPGYKKVTPMVYCGIYPAEGEDFNNVREALEKLQVNDAALAFESESSIALGFGFRCGFLGLLHLEIIQERLEREFDLNIVTTAPSVIYKVMQTDGEMIEIQNPTNLPDVQEIEYMEEPIVNASIMSPTEYVGPIMKLCQSRRAKFIDMEYLEETRVSIHYEIPLNEVIYDFFDALKSKTKGYASLDYELKGYKQSDLVKLDILINKELVDAFSIIVHREKAYERGRDIAERLKDVIPRHMFAIPIQASVGNKVIARETIKAMRKDVLSKCYGGDISRKKKLLQKQKEGKKRMRQVGNVEVPQEAFLSVLKFDDK; encoded by the coding sequence ATGAAGTTTGATAAAAGACAGAGTAGGGTAAGAAACTTTTCTATAATAGCCCACATAGATCATGGTAAGTCTACATTGGCAGACAGACTTATTCAAAAGACAGGATTGCTTACAGAAAGAGAAATGCAAGAGCAGATATTAGATAATATGGATTTAGAAAGGGAAAGAGGCATAACTATAAAGCTTCAGACAACTAGATTGGTTTATAAAGCTAATAATGGCAATGAATATATCTTTAATCTTATAGATACTCCAGGACATGTAGACTTTAACTATGAGGTTTCTAGAAGTTTAGCTGCATGTGAAGGGGCATTATTAATAGTTGATGCAGCACAGGGTATAGAGGCTCAAACCCTTGCCAATGTGTATTTAGCTTTGGAACAAGATTTAGAAATTGTACCTATTATAAATAAGATTGATTTACCCAGTGCAAGACCTGATGAAGTTAAGAAAGAAATAGAAGAGGTAATTGGATTGGATTGTGAAGGCATACCTATGGTTTCTGCTAAGGATGGTATAAATATAGAAGATGTACTCGAAAGTATAGTGGAGAATATACCTGCTCCAGAAGGTGATAAGGAAGCACCTCTTAAGGCATTGATATTTGATTCTTATTATGATAGTTACAAAGGAGTAATAGCAGATATCAGAGTTATGGAAGGTACCATAAAGCCAGGTATGGAAATAAAGATGATGGCATCGGGAAAGAAATTTGAGGTAGTTGAGGTAGGAATATTTGCTCCGATGCAGTTACCAGTGGATGAGTTGTCTGCTGGAGATGTTGGATATGTAGCAGCTAGTATTAAAAATGTTAGAGATGCAAGGGTTGGAGATACAGTAACAGAAGCGGATAGACCAACAGAGAAGCCTTTGCCAGGGTATAAAAAAGTAACTCCGATGGTTTATTGTGGTATATATCCTGCAGAGGGAGAGGATTTTAACAATGTAAGAGAGGCATTAGAAAAACTTCAAGTAAATGATGCTGCTCTTGCATTTGAATCAGAATCATCTATAGCATTGGGTTTTGGTTTTAGATGTGGGTTTTTAGGATTATTGCATTTGGAGATTATACAGGAAAGATTAGAAAGAGAATTTGATTTGAATATAGTGACTACTGCTCCCAGTGTAATATATAAAGTTATGCAAACAGATGGAGAGATGATAGAAATTCAAAATCCAACAAATCTTCCCGATGTACAGGAGATAGAATATATGGAGGAACCCATAGTAAATGCATCTATCATGAGTCCTACTGAATATGTTGGACCTATAATGAAATTATGCCAGTCTAGAAGGGCTAAATTTATAGATATGGAATATTTGGAAGAAACTAGAGTCTCAATACATTATGAAATACCGTTAAATGAAGTAATTTATGATTTCTTTGATGCTCTCAAATCAAAGACAAAGGGATATGCATCATTGGATTATGAGCTTAAAGGCTATAAGCAGTCTGATTTAGTGAAACTAGATATATTAATAAATAAAGAATTAGTTGATGCCTTTTCTATAATTGTCCATAGAGAGAAGGCGTATGAAAGAGGAAGAGATATAGCAGAGAGGCTTAAAGATGTCATACCAAGACATATGTTTGCAATACCTATTCAGGCTTCAGTAGGAAACAAAGTAATAGCTAGAGAAACTATAAAAGCTATGAGAAAAGATGTCTTATCAAAATGTTATGGAGGAGATATATCTAGAAAGAAAAAACTTCTTCAAAAACAAAAAGAAGGAAAGAAAAGAATGAGACAGGTAGGAAACGTAGAGGTTCCTCAAGAGGCATTTTTATCTGTATTGAAATTTGATGACAAATAA